The DNA region GGCGCTTCTGCCCCTCCACCCCGACCTCCGGGATGATGAGGTGGCGGCTGTAGCGGAGGATCTCCTCCTTCGAGAGCTCGGGCAGCTCGGAGGCGGGGCGGCCGATGGACATGGCTACCCTCCGGCGATCGCGGGGACGACCACGATCTCGGCGCCGTCCGGCACCGGCGTGGCGAAGCCCTGCTGGAAGCGGATGTCCTCGTCGTCAAGGTAGAACATCACGTAGGGATACGGCTCGCCGCGGGCGTCGCGCAGCCGGGTGCCGAGCGCGGGGAAGCGGCCGGCCACCTCGGCGACGACGTCGCCCACGGTGGCGCCGCGCACCTCGTGGACGGTGGTGCCGCCGGCGGCCTCGGCGAGGACCGTGGGCAGCCTCAGGGTTGCGGACATTCGTTCGTTCCTCTCACGCCCTCGGAGGTGCCGCGGGCACCCGCCGCGGACCGTACACCAACGTCCCCGATCTTGCCGACCTCGACGCGGCCGGGCACGAAGATCC from Anaeromyxobacter dehalogenans 2CP-C includes:
- a CDS encoding MoaD/ThiS family protein, which encodes MSATLRLPTVLAEAAGGTTVHEVRGATVGDVVAEVAGRFPALGTRLRDARGEPYPYVMFYLDDEDIRFQQGFATPVPDGAEIVVVPAIAGG